One stretch of Paenibacillus sp. FSL R5-0341 DNA includes these proteins:
- a CDS encoding bifunctional glycosyltransferase family 2/GtrA family protein, with translation MTILIPSYEPDVRLLNLVLQLQTFKLGPIVIVDDGSGHGYRGIFETAEAYGCTVLTHPVNLGKGRALKTGFQYIKEYGPQGGVVCADSDGQHLPHDIKRIFEVLLAQTTPGIVLGSRRFSGKIPARSRFGNTVTRAVFSLTTGTKVYDTQTGLRGFPYAMLDWLNQISGDRFEYEMNMLLTAHKEGYEITEEFIDTVYLDHNESSHFRPLVDSFRIYMPILMFSTSSVLSALIDFGLLFVIQYFTHNLFLSVVAARLCSSIFNYTINRKYVFTVGRTSKVRQSLPKYFSLVLLVLLLNYGLLYFYNEKLIIPLLAAKLLTEVSIFLFSYWAQRRFVY, from the coding sequence ATGACGATATTAATTCCATCATATGAACCCGATGTACGTTTACTGAATCTTGTTCTGCAACTGCAGACATTCAAACTTGGACCCATTGTGATTGTGGATGATGGTAGCGGCCACGGTTACCGTGGAATTTTTGAAACGGCAGAAGCCTATGGCTGTACGGTCTTGACACATCCTGTCAATCTGGGTAAGGGCAGGGCGTTGAAGACAGGATTTCAGTATATTAAGGAGTACGGACCTCAGGGCGGTGTGGTATGCGCAGATAGTGACGGACAGCATCTCCCACACGATATTAAGCGTATCTTCGAAGTGCTACTCGCACAGACGACACCAGGAATTGTACTCGGCAGCCGTCGCTTCAGTGGTAAAATTCCAGCACGCAGCCGTTTTGGCAACACAGTCACACGGGCGGTCTTTTCCCTCACGACAGGTACCAAAGTATATGACACGCAGACCGGTCTACGCGGTTTTCCTTACGCCATGCTGGACTGGTTGAACCAGATTTCAGGAGATCGGTTTGAATACGAGATGAACATGCTGTTAACGGCACACAAGGAAGGGTATGAAATTACGGAGGAGTTCATAGATACGGTGTATCTGGATCACAATGAGTCCTCCCATTTTCGCCCGCTGGTCGATTCATTCCGGATCTATATGCCAATCCTGATGTTCAGCACATCTTCGGTGCTGTCCGCTCTGATTGATTTTGGATTACTGTTCGTTATCCAATATTTCACACACAATCTGTTTCTGTCGGTTGTTGCAGCAAGACTGTGCAGCTCCATCTTCAACTATACGATTAATCGGAAGTACGTGTTCACCGTCGGACGAACCTCGAAGGTGCGGCAGTCTTTGCCAAAATATTTCTCGCTCGTCTTACTGGTGCTGCTATTAAACTACGGTTTACTGTATTTTTATAATGAAAAACTAATTATCCCGCTGCTCGCAGCCAAGCTATTGACCGAGGTGTCCATCTTCCTATTCAGCTATTGGGCGCAGCGCAGATTTGTCTATTAA
- a CDS encoding DUF962 domain-containing protein codes for MLNRVRKDLRYYLQEHQDRNNRILHYFAFLSAFVAWIFLFIDIKVTLLLAVFHYVLSWIGHFYYEGNKPAAFRYPHIGFYAGFTWFFMKTMEIITRKDIIRPWLDQSE; via the coding sequence ATGTTGAATCGAGTGCGCAAGGACTTGCGTTATTACCTTCAGGAGCATCAGGATCGGAACAACCGCATTTTGCATTATTTCGCGTTTTTGTCGGCCTTTGTGGCATGGATTTTTTTGTTTATTGATATCAAAGTCACGCTACTACTCGCCGTCTTCCATTACGTTTTATCCTGGATTGGGCACTTCTATTATGAAGGTAATAAACCCGCAGCTTTTCGTTATCCTCATATCGGCTTTTATGCCGGGTTTACCTGGTTTTTCATGAAGACAATGGAGATCATAACCCGCAAGGATATCATTCGTCCGTGGCTTGACCAATCAGAGTGA
- a CDS encoding AAA family ATPase has translation MYLRSVELLSAKIENRDQYPFDIPTIQSLERLEFTNNITFFVGENGSGKSTLLEGIAHQCGFNTAGGGRNNAYETHASESSLGNYLRLAWLPKITNGFFMRSESFYQFASHVDEMPESLQYYGGRSLHEQSHGESFLNLFVNRFSSKGIYLLDEPEAALSPARQLSLLRILHDLSGTSQFIIATHSPILLGYPGAEILSFDDSDIQEVAYEDTDHYQITRSFLENRDRMLNELFKD, from the coding sequence ATGTATCTTCGTAGTGTGGAACTCCTGTCGGCCAAGATCGAGAATCGAGACCAATACCCTTTTGACATACCCACGATACAATCCTTGGAACGTTTGGAGTTTACGAATAACATTACTTTTTTTGTAGGTGAAAATGGTTCTGGGAAATCTACGCTGCTGGAAGGCATCGCTCATCAATGTGGATTCAATACCGCAGGGGGCGGCAGGAATAATGCTTATGAGACACATGCTTCGGAATCCTCGCTCGGGAATTATCTAAGATTGGCATGGTTGCCCAAAATAACGAATGGCTTCTTCATGCGCTCTGAATCTTTCTATCAGTTTGCATCACATGTGGATGAGATGCCGGAGTCGCTTCAATATTATGGCGGGCGTTCATTACATGAACAATCGCATGGAGAATCTTTTCTCAACCTGTTCGTCAACCGCTTTAGTTCCAAAGGCATCTATCTGCTCGACGAGCCCGAGGCTGCTTTATCACCAGCAAGACAGCTCTCCTTGTTGCGTATTCTCCACGATCTGTCAGGCACTTCGCAATTCATTATTGCGACGCACTCACCCATTCTGCTGGGGTATCCGGGGGCGGAAATTTTAAGTTTTGACGATAGCGATATTCAAGAGGTAGCCTATGAGGATACCGATCACTATCAGATTACCCGTAGCTTTCTGGAGAACCGCGACCGGATGCTGAATGAATTATTTAAGGATTAA
- a CDS encoding isochorismatase family cysteine hydrolase: MKVGLLIVDMQESIVRKKMDQTSIDHACEYINHVANVLRLNEHVVVHVQDVEGMEEAKPEEYRIIPEVDVTEKDLTVTKEASNAFWQTDLEQVLKSHGIELVIIAGFAAEECVLFTYNGAMERGFRPVMLQNGILSTHPEAVTSTYRDRNVISYPVVDYLIQ; the protein is encoded by the coding sequence ATGAAAGTAGGTTTGCTTATTGTTGATATGCAAGAGAGTATTGTGCGTAAAAAGATGGACCAGACTTCGATAGACCATGCCTGTGAGTACATTAACCATGTGGCTAACGTGCTGCGATTGAATGAACATGTGGTCGTTCACGTTCAGGATGTGGAGGGAATGGAGGAGGCCAAACCGGAAGAGTATCGTATTATTCCCGAGGTGGATGTGACTGAGAAGGATCTCACCGTTACCAAGGAAGCTTCCAATGCCTTCTGGCAAACTGATCTGGAGCAGGTGTTGAAGAGTCATGGAATTGAATTAGTGATCATCGCCGGGTTTGCTGCGGAGGAATGTGTTCTATTTACGTACAACGGAGCAATGGAGCGAGGATTCCGTCCGGTGATGTTGCAAAACGGAATTCTTAGCACCCATCCCGAAGCGGTGACTTCAACGTACAGAGATCGCAATGTGATTTCATATCCTGTGGTTGATTATCTGATTCAATAA
- a CDS encoding GNAT family N-acetyltransferase: MKMNVQITSILPEQKELFLNLYNLYLYDLSEFSGEDLLEEGKYDPTNTYLYLERDELHPFLIQYEGKVIGFVLVCSPPYVPKDVDYTVQELFLVKKYRGQGLAAQAVDLVFAQFEGIFQVEQLVNNTAAVSFWKRYYEQHQIEYTESEYSIEIDNIAGSHLILSQTFVRGREE, translated from the coding sequence ATGAAGATGAATGTACAAATTACGAGTATTTTGCCAGAGCAGAAGGAATTGTTTCTCAACCTGTACAACTTGTATTTATATGATCTGTCTGAATTTTCTGGTGAGGATCTACTTGAAGAGGGGAAATATGATCCAACGAACACCTATCTATATCTGGAACGCGATGAATTACATCCGTTTTTGATTCAGTATGAAGGGAAGGTTATTGGATTCGTACTGGTGTGCTCACCTCCATATGTGCCGAAAGATGTGGATTATACGGTGCAAGAGCTGTTCCTGGTCAAAAAGTATCGCGGACAGGGACTGGCAGCACAAGCGGTTGACTTGGTTTTTGCTCAATTTGAGGGCATATTCCAAGTAGAACAGCTTGTCAACAATACGGCAGCAGTTTCGTTCTGGAAAAGATATTATGAGCAACATCAGATTGAATATACCGAGTCTGAATATAGCATTGAGATTGACAACATCGCTGGCAGCCACCTGATTTTGTCCCAGACTTTTGTGCGTGGAAGAGAGGAATAA
- a CDS encoding YDG domain-containing protein: MNCAKKLVTTLLITVMLFSSFNVVFGAAASSVSDIEGNWAESQITKWIDKGFIHGYEDGSFKPNNTITRAEFFSLVNRSYGFTETASVSFKDVTSSNWAYAEVSKAVKAGYIKGYRDGTIGANKPISRQEVAVIINDLLDLSNETSTGEHFTDSSAIASWAKNSVDATVAKGILQGYDNNFNPNKPITRAEAVVALDRSVNARATDYSLAGTYGPEAGTQTIDGDVLISAAGVTLKNMIIKGNLLFSEGIQEGDVHLTNVTIKGVTRVEGGGVSTIYLKNTMASTLIVDKTKGPVLIIVEGSTTVGEVTIQSPATLQESDTTGNGFGKITLSERLPVGSKVGLKGTFDSLTVKGSGVQVDIPEGRIKDVIAAVTATGTTLNLGTDATIVNLYLDAVAKILGTGTIEKVTLSSVAKDGTTFETTIRLLDKVITTIPPTTSTNVPVTGPSTGGTDTIAPTLSNVTSGHIAGGDSVVGRSNESGYLYLVPSTTPKTVTSLNQSVAGLLGKKQSVTANVDATINTAGLASGTYVVYAVDLANNISMASAEIVIGTNQLTVSTPVLSTEKMYDGTSSATVIADSLTGVAAGDHVTVSAAATYNDAIIGTGKTITVVYTLGGADAAKYIAPANYTIQTGVITAAQLTIGEPMLTLDEINGDSSLAISAGSLVGVVSGEDVTVSAEALYDTLSTQEVRPLTVVYTIAGVDSGKYIAPVNNTNYTVYVQSSADTGTIIDLITTFKVYDGTFATTAIAGSRVGSCGENEQGICPGDDVTVSASGVYDNENVGTNKKITVSYILSGNDATNYTAPDEIAVNGVITRKQLMITSPTLILSKVYDGTLIANVTPGALSNIIPGDDVQVIAVATYNNAAVGTNKVITINYTLTGNDAGNYVAPATQIVGTGEITATP; this comes from the coding sequence ATGAATTGTGCTAAAAAGCTTGTGACCACTCTATTGATTACAGTTATGTTGTTTTCATCGTTTAATGTAGTATTTGGTGCCGCCGCGTCTTCGGTATCAGACATCGAGGGAAACTGGGCAGAAAGCCAGATCACGAAATGGATCGACAAAGGTTTTATTCATGGTTATGAAGATGGCAGCTTTAAACCGAACAATACCATAACTAGAGCAGAGTTTTTCTCATTGGTTAATCGTTCATATGGATTTACTGAAACAGCATCTGTATCCTTCAAGGATGTTACTTCATCTAACTGGGCATATGCTGAGGTTTCCAAAGCTGTAAAAGCTGGATACATAAAGGGTTATAGGGACGGTACAATCGGTGCCAATAAACCCATTAGTAGACAAGAAGTTGCAGTTATTATCAATGATCTTCTAGATCTATCGAATGAAACTAGTACTGGGGAGCACTTTACGGATTCGAGTGCAATAGCTTCATGGGCTAAAAATTCGGTGGATGCTACTGTAGCTAAAGGGATCTTGCAGGGCTACGATAATAACTTCAACCCGAATAAACCGATTACTCGTGCTGAAGCAGTCGTTGCGCTGGATCGTTCAGTGAATGCAAGAGCAACGGATTACAGCTTAGCTGGAACATATGGCCCTGAGGCGGGAACGCAGACCATTGATGGGGATGTGCTCATTAGCGCGGCTGGGGTTACATTGAAGAATATGATCATCAAAGGGAACCTATTATTTAGTGAAGGTATCCAAGAAGGAGATGTACACCTTACGAATGTTACGATTAAAGGTGTGACACGGGTAGAGGGTGGGGGCGTTAGTACCATCTATTTAAAAAATACCATGGCATCTACCCTTATCGTTGATAAGACAAAGGGGCCCGTTCTCATTATTGTAGAAGGTTCAACGACAGTAGGAGAAGTAACCATTCAATCCCCTGCTACGCTACAAGAATCGGATACTACGGGGAATGGTTTCGGCAAGATTACGTTATCTGAGCGATTACCTGTGGGTTCGAAAGTGGGTTTAAAAGGAACATTTGATTCCTTAACCGTTAAAGGCAGCGGGGTTCAGGTGGATATTCCTGAAGGCCGTATTAAGGACGTTATCGCAGCAGTAACAGCAACTGGCACGACACTTAACTTAGGGACGGACGCAACTATTGTAAACCTTTACTTAGATGCGGTAGCTAAGATTCTAGGCACGGGAACTATTGAAAAAGTGACGTTAAGTTCCGTAGCTAAAGATGGTACGACTTTTGAAACTACAATTCGACTGTTGGATAAAGTTATAACTACAATTCCTCCAACTACTTCTACAAATGTACCCGTGACTGGACCTTCCACTGGAGGAACGGATACAATCGCTCCTACATTGTCCAATGTAACGAGTGGTCACATTGCAGGTGGAGATTCTGTGGTAGGTAGGAGCAATGAAAGTGGATATTTGTATCTGGTTCCTTCCACAACACCGAAAACAGTTACAAGTTTAAATCAATCTGTTGCAGGATTGTTAGGCAAGAAGCAATCGGTAACAGCAAACGTAGATGCCACAATTAATACAGCAGGTTTAGCTTCAGGTACGTATGTCGTATATGCAGTTGATCTCGCAAACAATATATCGATGGCTTCGGCAGAGATCGTTATTGGTACAAATCAGTTAACCGTTTCGACTCCAGTACTCTCAACCGAGAAAATGTACGATGGAACGTCTTCGGCTACAGTAATAGCAGATTCACTAACCGGAGTTGCTGCTGGAGACCATGTAACCGTGAGTGCAGCAGCCACCTACAATGATGCAATAATAGGCACAGGTAAAACAATAACTGTAGTTTATACGTTGGGCGGAGCAGATGCGGCCAAGTATATTGCGCCTGCAAACTATACGATCCAGACAGGGGTGATTACAGCCGCACAGTTGACGATCGGCGAACCGATGTTGACTCTTGATGAGATAAATGGAGATTCATCCTTAGCCATATCTGCCGGTTCATTAGTTGGGGTTGTTTCAGGTGAGGATGTGACTGTGAGTGCAGAGGCCTTATATGATACATTATCAACTCAGGAAGTTAGACCATTAACTGTGGTTTATACAATAGCTGGTGTTGATAGTGGCAAATATATTGCTCCAGTTAATAATACGAACTACACTGTTTATGTACAATCTAGTGCAGATACGGGGACGATCATAGACCTAATTACCACTTTCAAAGTGTATGATGGAACCTTTGCAACAACTGCAATAGCAGGTTCTAGAGTAGGATCTTGTGGAGAAAATGAACAAGGTATTTGTCCTGGGGATGACGTAACGGTAAGTGCTTCAGGAGTCTATGATAATGAAAATGTAGGAACAAATAAAAAGATAACCGTATCGTATATTTTATCTGGTAATGATGCAACAAACTATACTGCACCAGATGAAATTGCAGTGAATGGTGTAATAACTAGAAAGCAATTGATGATCACGTCTCCGACATTAATACTCTCCAAAGTGTATGACGGAACTCTTATTGCAAATGTAACACCAGGTGCATTATCTAACATTATCCCTGGGGATGACGTACAGGTAATCGCCGTAGCCACTTACAACAATGCAGCTGTAGGAACCAATAAAGTAATAACGATTAATTACACTCTTACAGGAAATGATGCAGGAAATTATGTTGCCCCAGCAACGCAGATAGTTGGTACAGGGGAGATTACTGCTACACCGTGA
- a CDS encoding NUDIX domain-containing protein — MTSRIVVTGGAIIRDHMGRVLLQKRSDYGDWGLPGGGMEPGERIEETMIREVKEETGLEVRSYELASIYTGERMHYTYPDGNEVVFVMFLFDVIAELEGKLCDDQVTLLFEDEQKESLQLIFKSVDEIDISTINNVQKPIFVDLKQGESKLLRK, encoded by the coding sequence ATGACTAGTCGTATTGTTGTTACGGGTGGAGCTATTATTCGAGATCATATGGGGAGAGTGCTGCTGCAAAAGAGATCAGATTATGGGGATTGGGGATTACCTGGTGGTGGTATGGAGCCAGGTGAACGAATCGAAGAAACCATGATTAGAGAAGTGAAAGAGGAAACGGGGCTTGAGGTGAGGTCTTATGAATTGGCCTCCATCTACACGGGCGAGAGGATGCACTATACGTATCCGGATGGAAATGAAGTAGTATTTGTAATGTTTTTATTTGACGTTATTGCGGAGTTGGAAGGAAAACTCTGTGATGATCAAGTAACTCTTTTATTTGAAGATGAACAAAAGGAGTCATTACAGCTTATTTTTAAAAGTGTGGATGAGATTGATATTTCCACAATTAACAATGTGCAGAAGCCTATATTTGTAGACTTGAAGCAAGGAGAGTCTAAATTACTACGCAAGTGA
- a CDS encoding DUF4188 domain-containing protein, which yields MANIHKGRYSAQIEGEFVVFIIGMRINRLWAIHKWLPVFKSMGPMIKELYMNPETGFLSTEYFISWRGVTLLQYWRSYDELEKYARGGLHLEAWKRFNRSIGSDGTVGIYHETYKAQSGSFETIYANMPKFGLAKASDHVPSTGKMETSRRRMGGENDPAVEAPDNP from the coding sequence ATGGCGAACATACATAAGGGGAGATATTCAGCTCAGATTGAGGGAGAATTTGTTGTTTTTATTATCGGGATGAGGATTAATCGTCTATGGGCTATACATAAATGGCTACCTGTTTTTAAGTCCATGGGCCCGATGATTAAAGAGCTGTATATGAATCCGGAGACCGGATTTCTGAGTACAGAGTATTTTATAAGCTGGCGTGGGGTGACTCTGTTACAATACTGGCGCTCTTACGATGAGTTGGAGAAATACGCACGGGGTGGACTGCACTTGGAAGCTTGGAAAAGATTCAACCGCTCCATTGGTTCCGATGGAACCGTAGGGATCTATCATGAAACATACAAGGCTCAGTCGGGTTCCTTCGAGACCATTTACGCCAACATGCCCAAATTCGGATTAGCTAAAGCGTCTGACCATGTGCCTTCGACAGGGAAAATGGAGACATCCAGACGCAGAATGGGCGGAGAGAATGACCCGGCAGTGGAAGCACCAGATAATCCTTAA
- a CDS encoding LytTR family DNA-binding domain-containing protein, protein MKVIFEEDTAIDKRVAKVITHPSEKSKWDRIQKAIGQSETQLTVIHAKNNRNVQIQLSSVVAIESEDRMCCIRVITGERYLLNKRLKFVEEDLDDVHFVKINNQTIINTQYITAFSATDQARIKVDLSDSSSYFVSRFYIKNFRGKLS, encoded by the coding sequence GTGAAAGTCATTTTTGAAGAGGACACAGCAATTGATAAAAGGGTAGCCAAGGTCATAACTCATCCTTCGGAGAAGTCGAAGTGGGATCGTATTCAGAAAGCGATTGGCCAGTCCGAAACCCAACTAACGGTCATCCATGCCAAGAACAATCGCAACGTACAGATACAATTAAGCTCGGTGGTCGCCATTGAGTCGGAGGATCGGATGTGTTGTATACGTGTGATTACAGGCGAGAGATACTTGCTCAACAAACGGTTGAAATTTGTAGAAGAGGACCTGGATGACGTTCATTTTGTAAAAATCAATAATCAAACGATCATCAATACCCAGTACATCACCGCATTCTCTGCAACAGACCAAGCTCGGATTAAGGTAGATCTGAGCGATAGCTCCAGTTACTTTGTCAGTCGATTTTATATTAAAAACTTTAGGGGGAAATTATCATGA